One segment of Streptomyces bathyalis DNA contains the following:
- a CDS encoding DeoR/GlpR family DNA-binding transcription regulator — MYAAERQQEILRLAHESGRVDVLSLAEEFGVTAETVRRDLKALGRAGLVHRVHGGAIPAGRLDFELDLAERDAVASDEKDRIARAALDELPADRSVIIDAGTTSARLAAAIPVDSTVTVVTHALPVAARLADHPGIALHLVGGRVRHRTRAAVDAWALRAYGEINADVVFLAANGFSTGGGLTTPDLAEAAVKRAIIAAARRVVLLADSSKFGKEHFGRFGDLTHVDLLITDTGLSAEDARSIEEQGTEVVRA, encoded by the coding sequence ATGTACGCAGCGGAGCGCCAGCAGGAGATCCTGCGGCTGGCCCATGAGAGCGGGCGCGTCGACGTGCTGTCTCTCGCCGAGGAGTTCGGGGTCACGGCCGAAACGGTCCGGCGGGATCTGAAGGCCCTGGGCAGGGCCGGGCTGGTGCACCGGGTCCACGGCGGCGCCATCCCGGCGGGACGGCTCGACTTCGAACTCGATCTGGCCGAGCGGGACGCCGTCGCGTCGGACGAGAAGGACCGCATCGCCCGGGCCGCCCTGGACGAACTGCCCGCCGACCGGAGCGTGATCATCGACGCGGGCACCACGTCGGCCCGCCTCGCCGCCGCAATCCCGGTGGACTCCACGGTCACCGTCGTCACCCACGCCCTGCCGGTCGCCGCCCGGCTCGCCGACCATCCGGGCATCGCGCTCCACCTCGTCGGAGGACGGGTACGGCACCGCACACGGGCCGCCGTCGACGCATGGGCGCTGCGCGCCTACGGCGAGATCAACGCCGACGTCGTCTTCCTCGCGGCCAACGGCTTCTCGACCGGTGGCGGTCTCACGACGCCCGACCTGGCCGAGGCCGCGGTGAAGCGAGCGATCATCGCGGCCGCGCGACGGGTGGTACTCCTCGCCGACTCCAGCAAGTTCGGCAAGGAGCACTTCGGCCGCTTCGGCGATCTCACCCACGTCGACCTGCTCATCACGGACACGGGGCTCAGCGCCGAGGACGCACGCTCCATCGAGGAGCAGGGCACGGAAGTGGTGCGCGCATGA
- the ptsP gene encoding phosphoenolpyruvate--protein phosphotransferase, with amino-acid sequence MTTAVLTGIGVSAGSAAGEVARMAPAPALPEARALTEADVPAEVAAARGALGQVAEDLERRAGAVTGDAADVLSAQSMMVADPALGDQVEARIRSGADGAHAIAAAFGEFRAALEQAGGYFAERVADLDDLRDRSVASLLGLPMPGLPDPGRPYVLVAADLAPADTALLDPSQALALVTERGGPTSHTAILAKTLGLPAVVACDGAGTLTDGRPVLVDGAAGAVHVDPPPHAVTEAAEREQERRRLAESVSGPGRTADGHPVKLLVNLGASNELPAAAAADSEGVGLFRTEFLYLDRAQAPSAAEQVAAYREVFTAFAGRGVVVRTLDAGADKPLPFATAADEQNPALGVRGLRTATRDPELLRTQLAAIAEAAADSGAEVRVMAPMVSVPREAAAFAEQVRAHGLRAAGAMVEVPAAALRAGELAQVCDFLSIGTNDLAQYAFAADRTLGELAEFLDPWQPALLDLVRMAADAGARHGRPVGVCGESAADPALALVLVGLGVSSLSAAPSCLSDVRTALAARTLEDCRVLAGIALSAPDATSARARVLAEIAA; translated from the coding sequence GTGACGACTGCCGTGTTGACGGGGATCGGGGTCAGTGCGGGAAGCGCGGCCGGTGAAGTCGCCCGCATGGCACCGGCACCCGCCCTGCCCGAGGCCCGCGCCCTCACCGAGGCGGACGTGCCGGCCGAGGTCGCCGCCGCACGCGGCGCGCTGGGCCAGGTCGCCGAGGACCTGGAGCGGCGGGCCGGCGCCGTCACGGGGGACGCCGCCGACGTGCTGTCCGCCCAGTCGATGATGGTCGCGGACCCGGCGCTCGGCGACCAGGTCGAGGCCCGGATACGGTCCGGCGCCGACGGGGCGCACGCGATCGCCGCCGCCTTCGGCGAGTTCCGTGCCGCGCTGGAGCAGGCGGGCGGCTACTTCGCCGAGAGGGTGGCCGACCTCGACGATCTGCGTGACCGGTCGGTGGCCTCGCTCCTGGGACTGCCGATGCCGGGGCTGCCGGATCCAGGACGCCCCTACGTCCTGGTCGCCGCCGACCTCGCTCCCGCGGACACCGCACTGCTCGACCCGTCCCAGGCCCTGGCCCTGGTCACCGAGCGGGGCGGGCCGACAAGCCACACCGCCATCCTCGCCAAGACCCTCGGCCTGCCCGCCGTGGTCGCCTGCGACGGGGCCGGCACGCTCACCGACGGGCGTCCGGTTCTGGTGGACGGCGCGGCCGGTGCCGTACATGTCGATCCGCCGCCGCACGCCGTGACGGAGGCAGCCGAACGCGAGCAGGAGCGGCGCCGCCTGGCGGAGTCGGTGAGCGGGCCGGGCCGTACGGCCGACGGTCATCCGGTGAAGCTGCTGGTCAACCTCGGCGCATCGAACGAGCTGCCGGCCGCGGCGGCGGCGGACAGCGAGGGCGTGGGTCTCTTCCGCACCGAGTTCCTCTATCTCGACCGCGCCCAAGCCCCTTCCGCGGCAGAACAAGTCGCCGCCTACCGGGAGGTGTTCACCGCGTTCGCGGGCCGCGGTGTCGTCGTCCGCACGCTTGACGCCGGTGCGGACAAGCCGCTGCCGTTCGCCACCGCGGCGGACGAGCAGAACCCGGCTCTGGGAGTACGCGGCCTGCGCACCGCCACCCGCGACCCGGAGCTGTTGCGGACGCAGCTCGCCGCCATCGCCGAAGCGGCAGCGGACAGCGGTGCCGAGGTCCGGGTGATGGCCCCCATGGTCTCGGTGCCCCGCGAGGCCGCCGCCTTTGCCGAGCAGGTACGCGCACACGGCCTGCGGGCTGCCGGCGCCATGGTGGAGGTACCGGCCGCGGCGCTGCGCGCCGGGGAGCTGGCTCAGGTGTGCGACTTCCTCAGCATCGGCACCAACGACCTTGCTCAGTACGCGTTTGCCGCTGACCGGACCCTCGGCGAGCTGGCCGAGTTCCTCGACCCCTGGCAGCCCGCCCTGCTGGACCTCGTACGCATGGCGGCCGACGCGGGCGCGCGGCACGGGCGGCCCGTCGGCGTGTGCGGAGAGTCGGCCGCCGACCCGGCGTTGGCCCTGGTGCTCGTCGGCCTCGGGGTGAGCAGCCTGTCAGCGGCGCCGAGTTGTCTGAGCGACGTACGAACAGCCCTGGCGGCGCGGACACTTGAGGACTGCCGCGTGCTGGCCGGCATCGCCCTCTCGGCGCCGGATGCCACAAGCGCACGCGCAAGGGTGCTGGCGGAGATCGCCGCGTAG
- the pfkB gene encoding 1-phosphofructokinase yields the protein MILTVTPNPSLDRTYELPVLDRGSVLRAVTDRVDPGGKGVNVSRAVAAAGHRTVAVLPLGGPEGALLSRLLGDLGIEVSGVPVTGSTRVNATLVEADGTLTKVNARGPEITGTEAEALLEAVRALSADSDWIACCGSLPRGLPPNWYAELVDRIHRAGARIALDTSGAALTAALPERPDVVKPNTVELAEAVGRPLATLGDAVKAAEELCAHGAQAVLASLGADGQLLLDASGTHFGSAPADVVRSNVGAGDASLAGFLAAGGTGPAALAAAVAHGAAAVQLPGSAMPTPTDLDPSAVAVTADIPLDRALTEPAP from the coding sequence ATGATCCTCACCGTCACCCCGAACCCGAGCCTGGACCGCACCTACGAACTGCCGGTCCTGGACCGCGGCTCCGTCCTGCGGGCGGTCACGGACCGGGTCGACCCCGGCGGCAAGGGCGTCAACGTCTCCCGCGCCGTGGCCGCCGCCGGTCACCGTACGGTCGCCGTCCTGCCGTTGGGTGGTCCGGAAGGCGCGCTGCTGTCACGGCTGCTCGGCGACCTCGGCATCGAGGTGTCCGGCGTCCCGGTGACCGGTTCGACCCGCGTCAACGCGACGCTGGTCGAGGCCGACGGCACCTTGACCAAGGTCAACGCGAGGGGCCCGGAGATCACGGGGACCGAGGCGGAGGCGCTGCTGGAGGCCGTACGCGCGCTGTCGGCGGACTCCGACTGGATCGCCTGCTGCGGCAGCCTGCCGCGGGGCCTGCCGCCCAACTGGTACGCCGAGTTGGTCGACCGTATCCACAGGGCGGGCGCGCGGATCGCCCTCGACACCTCCGGTGCGGCACTGACCGCCGCGCTTCCGGAACGTCCGGATGTCGTGAAGCCGAACACCGTCGAGCTCGCCGAGGCCGTCGGACGTCCCCTGGCCACCCTCGGCGACGCGGTGAAGGCGGCGGAGGAGCTGTGCGCACATGGCGCGCAGGCGGTCCTCGCCAGCCTCGGGGCGGACGGTCAGCTCCTCCTCGACGCGTCCGGAACGCACTTCGGCAGCGCGCCCGCAGATGTGGTCCGCAGCAACGTCGGCGCGGGCGACGCCTCGTTGGCGGGATTCCTCGCTGCCGGAGGGACAGGTCCTGCCGCTCTGGCGGCCGCTGTCGCACACGGCGCCGCCGCCGTGCAGTTGCCCGGCAGCGCCATGCCCACGCCCACCGATCTGGATCCCTCCGCGGTGGCGGTCACCGCGGACATTCCGCTGGACCGTGCACTGACGGAGCCGGCCCCGTGA
- a CDS encoding PTS fructose transporter subunit IIABC — MSELITAELVDLDLSPETKEAAVRSLAERLVAAGRVTDLDGFLADVAAREAQMPTGLDGGIGIPHCRSEHVTAPTLAFGRSAEGIDFGAADGPADLIFLIAAPSGADNDHLTILSTLARRLMDEDFTNALRGEQSPDAVAALIRGEEPSPAPVPVPETAEAETAAETVTEADGDDDEDEGQASAPFRIVAVTSCPTGIAHTYMAAESLQKAGEAEGAEVVVETQGSGGFTRLDPADIAAADGVIFAHDVGVREQDRFAGKPTVDVGVKAAINRPAELIAEVRGKARRGEVTGPAGEGEPTETPEARGEHFGTRLRKWLMTGVSYMVPFVAAGGLLMAIAFAIGGYEINKAPSVAEHFGWTEVASWAALLFQTGGAAFEFLVPVLAGYIAYGMVDRPGLVPGIVGGSVAMTINAGFLGGLVAGLIAGAVVMAIQRLRIPPVLRGVMPVVVIPLLSSVAVGFLMFVVVGKPIAAAQKGMTDWLGGLSGGNAVLLGVLLGLMMCFDLGGPVNKVAYTFAVGGLTHPSDGSLTVMAAVMGAGMVPPLGMALATTVRGKLFTRTERENGKAAWVLGASFISEGAIPFAAADPLRVIPASMAGGAVTGALTTAFGCTLRAPHGGVFVVPLIGQPLLYLVAVAAGTFVTGGLVILLKRRRNTPGSATETASAAAPSESEQASRESVPV; from the coding sequence ATGAGTGAGTTGATCACCGCGGAACTGGTCGACCTCGACCTGTCCCCCGAGACAAAGGAAGCAGCCGTCCGTTCGCTTGCCGAGCGGCTGGTGGCCGCCGGCCGCGTCACCGACCTCGACGGCTTTCTCGCCGACGTGGCCGCCCGCGAGGCCCAGATGCCGACCGGTCTCGACGGCGGAATCGGCATCCCCCACTGCCGCAGCGAACACGTCACCGCACCGACGCTTGCATTCGGACGCAGCGCGGAGGGCATCGACTTCGGCGCGGCCGACGGCCCCGCCGACCTGATCTTCCTGATAGCCGCCCCGTCCGGAGCCGACAACGACCACCTGACCATCCTGTCGACCCTGGCCCGGCGGCTCATGGACGAGGACTTCACGAACGCGCTGCGCGGAGAGCAGTCCCCGGACGCCGTCGCCGCCCTGATCCGCGGCGAGGAGCCCTCGCCGGCGCCGGTACCGGTACCTGAGACCGCCGAGGCCGAGACCGCGGCTGAGACCGTGACGGAGGCCGACGGCGACGACGACGAGGACGAGGGGCAGGCATCGGCACCCTTCCGCATCGTCGCCGTGACCTCGTGCCCCACCGGGATCGCCCACACCTACATGGCTGCCGAGTCCCTGCAGAAGGCCGGTGAGGCCGAGGGTGCCGAGGTCGTGGTGGAGACGCAGGGCTCGGGTGGGTTCACCAGGCTGGACCCGGCCGACATCGCCGCCGCGGACGGTGTGATCTTCGCGCACGACGTCGGGGTGCGGGAGCAGGACAGGTTCGCGGGGAAGCCCACCGTCGACGTCGGCGTGAAGGCCGCCATCAACCGGCCCGCGGAACTCATCGCCGAAGTACGCGGAAAGGCCCGGCGCGGCGAGGTCACCGGACCCGCCGGGGAAGGGGAGCCCACGGAGACGCCGGAGGCCCGCGGGGAGCACTTCGGTACGCGGCTGCGCAAGTGGCTGATGACCGGCGTGAGTTACATGGTGCCGTTCGTCGCCGCGGGCGGGCTTCTGATGGCGATCGCCTTCGCCATCGGCGGCTACGAGATCAACAAGGCGCCGTCGGTCGCCGAGCACTTCGGCTGGACCGAGGTCGCCAGTTGGGCCGCCCTGCTCTTCCAGACCGGCGGCGCCGCCTTCGAGTTCCTCGTCCCGGTCCTCGCCGGTTACATCGCGTACGGCATGGTCGACAGGCCCGGTCTCGTGCCCGGCATCGTCGGCGGCTCCGTCGCGATGACCATCAACGCGGGATTCCTCGGCGGACTGGTCGCCGGCCTGATCGCCGGCGCGGTGGTGATGGCGATTCAGCGGCTGCGCATCCCGCCTGTGCTGCGCGGCGTCATGCCGGTGGTCGTGATCCCGCTGCTCTCGTCGGTCGCCGTCGGCTTTCTGATGTTCGTCGTGGTCGGCAAGCCGATCGCCGCGGCGCAGAAGGGCATGACCGACTGGCTGGGCGGGCTCTCGGGCGGAAACGCCGTGCTGCTCGGTGTGCTGCTCGGTCTGATGATGTGCTTCGACCTGGGCGGTCCGGTCAACAAGGTCGCGTACACCTTCGCGGTCGGCGGTCTCACGCACCCCTCGGACGGCAGTCTCACGGTCATGGCCGCGGTGATGGGCGCGGGCATGGTGCCGCCGCTCGGCATGGCCCTGGCGACCACGGTGCGAGGGAAGCTGTTCACCAGGACGGAGCGGGAGAACGGCAAGGCCGCCTGGGTGCTGGGGGCGTCGTTCATCAGCGAGGGCGCCATTCCGTTCGCCGCTGCCGACCCGTTGCGGGTGATCCCCGCCTCGATGGCGGGCGGCGCCGTCACCGGTGCGCTGACCACCGCGTTCGGCTGCACTCTCCGCGCGCCGCACGGCGGTGTCTTCGTCGTGCCTCTGATCGGCCAGCCGCTGCTGTACCTGGTGGCCGTCGCGGCCGGCACGTTCGTCACCGGCGGCCTCGTCATCCTCCTCAAGCGCCGCCGGAACACGCCCGGTTCAGCAACGGAGACTGCCTCCGCCGCTGCGCCGTCCGAGTCCGAGCAGGCGTCCAGGGAGTCGGTCCCGGTCTGA